The following proteins come from a genomic window of Streptomyces sp. NBC_01716:
- a CDS encoding enoyl-CoA hydratase family protein — protein sequence MNAPAKRNALSARLVGELAGALTNCAEDPAVRAVVLSHTGTTFCAGADLKEPPNPYTFVALMRQIVAHPKPVVARVTGHVRAGGLGLLGACDIVIASTGSDFAFTEVRIGVAPAVISMPLLPRMAPRAAARHYLTGETFGAEEALADGLITEAADDVDTALAPLLDALRRGSPQGLAESKKLLNARVLEAFEQYAEDLVQRSASLFATAEAREGMAAFVERRDAAWVR from the coding sequence ATGAACGCGCCGGCGAAGCGCAACGCCCTGTCGGCGCGCCTCGTCGGTGAGTTGGCCGGCGCGCTCACCAACTGTGCCGAGGACCCGGCCGTACGGGCCGTGGTCCTCAGCCACACCGGCACCACCTTCTGCGCCGGCGCCGATCTGAAGGAGCCGCCGAACCCGTACACCTTCGTCGCGCTCATGCGGCAGATCGTCGCGCACCCGAAGCCCGTCGTCGCGCGCGTCACCGGCCATGTGCGGGCCGGGGGCCTTGGACTGCTCGGGGCCTGCGACATCGTGATCGCCTCCACCGGCTCGGACTTCGCCTTCACGGAGGTACGTATCGGCGTCGCGCCCGCCGTCATCTCGATGCCCCTGCTGCCCCGCATGGCGCCGCGCGCCGCAGCCCGCCACTACCTCACCGGCGAGACCTTCGGCGCCGAAGAGGCCCTGGCCGACGGGCTGATCACCGAGGCCGCCGACGACGTGGACACCGCGCTCGCCCCGCTTCTCGACGCCCTGCGAAGAGGCTCCCCACAGGGCCTGGCCGAATCGAAGAAGCTGCTGAACGCGCGGGTGCTGGAGGCCTTCGAGCAGTACGCGGAGGATCTCGTACAGCGCTCGGCGTCGCTCTTCGCCACGGCCGAGGCCCGCGAGGGCATGGCGGCGTTCGTCGAGCGGCGGGACGCGGCATGGGTACGGTAG